In Populus alba chromosome 1, ASM523922v2, whole genome shotgun sequence, a single window of DNA contains:
- the LOC118034061 gene encoding photosynthetic NDH subunit of subcomplex B 1, chloroplastic: MASTSLLPKTISPFLTNPPSLPSTHFTTKPSFFIPSADHHLPCTRKPSILTLYAKKKNPWIDIFDDGEDPDMEYGSLFVDGKQDEDTRPVDNPNNPYGFLKFPKGYNVEVAQLGLKIRGDVRRCCCMVSGGVYENLLFFPVIQMLKDRYPGILVDVLASDRGKQCYELNKNVRWANVYDPDGDPEPAIYTDMIGVLKNRYYDLILSTKLAGLGHASFMFMSSARDKVSYIYPNVNAAGAGLLLTETFTPDSANLSEGGYHMYHQMLDWLGRPIYNVPRQPVPPLRVSLSRKLKEYVEAKYRAAGAEKGKYIVIHGIESDSKASMQSRGDTDSLLPLEVWDQIADAMGGFKPVFVIPHEKERENVEEIIYNEDIGIVFITTPGQLAALINDSAGVIATNTAAIQLANAREKPSIALFGSEEKGQIFVPNAEEKKCIIVSSKTGKLKDIDVGAVKQAMQIFDMSLALV, from the exons ATGGCTTCAACATCTTTGCTGCCCAAAACCATATCTCCTTTCCTCACTAACCCACCCTCACTTCCCTCTACTCATTTCACCACCAAGCCATCCTTTTTTATCCCGTCAGCAGACCATCATCTTCCATGTACTAGAAAACCAAGCATTCTGACCCTATATGCAAAGAAAAAGAACCCGTGGATTGATATTTTTGATGATGGAGAGGACCCTGATATGGAATATGGCTCATTGTTTGTAGATGGAAAGCAAGATGAAGATACTAGGCCAGTTGATAACCCCAACAACCCGTATGGATTCCTTAAGTTCCCAAAAGGTTATAATGTAGAGGTTGCTCAGTTGGGATTGAAAATTAGAGGTGATGTAAGGAGGTGCTGTTGTATGGTTTCTGGTGGTGTTTATGAGAACCTGCTCTTCTTTCCTGTCATTCAAATGCTGAAAGACAG GTACCCTGGTATTCTAGTGGATGTGTTGGCATCAGATAGAGGGAAACAGTGTTATGAGTTGAATAAGAATGTGAGATGGGCAAATGTTTATGATCCTGATGGTGATCCTGAGCCAGCAATTTATACCGACATGATTGGAGTTCTTAAG AATAGGTACTATGACCTGATCTTATCAACGAAATTGGCAGGGCTTGGCCATGCATCATTCATGTTCATGTCGTCGGCTCGGGATAAAGTCAGCTACATATACCCCAATGTGAATGCAGCAGGAGCAGGGCTACTTCTGACAGAAACATTCACACCAGATAGCGCGAATCTTTCAGAAGGGGGTTACCACAT GTACCATCAGATGCTTGATTGGCTAGGAAGACCAATTTACAATGTGCCCCGGCAACCAGTGCCTCCACTAAGAGTTTCACTTTCAAGGAAGCTGAAAGAGTACGTGGAGGCAAAGTATAGGGCTGCTGGTGCAGAGAAAGGGAAATATATTGTGATTCATGGGATAGAATCGGATTCAAAGGCTTCAATGCAGTCTAGAGGTGATACTGATAGCTTGCTACCGCTTGAAGTATGGGATCAAATAGCTGATGCTATGGG TGGATTTAAGCCAGTTTTTGTCATTCCACAtgagaaagaaagggaaaatgtggaggaaataatttataatgaagaTATCGGTATTGTCTTCATCACCACTCCAGGACAG CTGGCAGCCCTCATCAATGATTCAGCTGGGGTGATTGCAACAAACACAGCGGCAATCCAACTTGCAAATGCACGAGAGAAACCCAG CATTGCACTGTTTGGTTCTGAAGAGAAGGGTCAAATATTTGTTCCCAATGCAGAGGAGAAGAAATGCATTATTGTCTCATCTAAAACTGGGAAACTAAAAGACATAGATGTAGGAGCTGTGAAACAGGCAATGCAAATTTTTGATATGTCCCTAGCTCTGGTCTAG
- the LOC118034038 gene encoding uncharacterized protein, with translation MLRSRLSRIGAGIVKELSRGQCTATCRSSFILRPYSACWRPQVELHPETKGFQGTIFRKHFQFSSAATSNDSANGSDSEEMISITFVGKDGEEKDIKVPVGMSMLEAAHENDIELEGACEGSLACSTCHVIVMDMEYYNKLEDPADEENDMLDLAFGLTETSRLGCQVIAKPELNGMRLAIPAATRNFAVDGYVPKPH, from the exons ATGTTAAGGTCTAGGCTTTCAAGAATTGGAGCTGGGATAGTCAAAGAACTCTCAAGAG GACAATGTACAGCCACGTGTAGATCATCATTTATACTAAGGCCGTATAGTGCATGCTGGCGACCTCAG GTTGAATTACACCCAGAAACTAAGGGTTTCCAGGGTACTATATTTCGAAAGCATTTCCAGTTCTCTAGCGCAGCTACCAGTAATGATTCTGCAAATGGGAGTGACTCAGAGGAGAT GATATCCATAACATTTGTAGGTAAGGACGGGGAGGAAAAGGATATCAAGGTCCCTGTTGGAATGTCCATGTTAGAAGCTGCTCATGAAAATGATATAGAACTTGAAG GAGCATGTGAAGGCTCACTTGCTTGTTCGACGTGTCATGTGATTGTGATG GACATGGAATACTACAACAAATTAGAAGACCCAGCTGATGAGGAGAATGACATGTTGGATTTGGCATTTGGGCTTACAGAAAC TTCCCGTCTGGGTTGTCAAGTGATTGCAAAGCCTGAGCTCAATGGAATGCGCCTAGCTATTCCTGCCGCCACTCGTAATTTTGCCGTTGATGGGTATGTTCCAAAACCACACTAG
- the LOC118033985 gene encoding probable WRKY transcription factor 40 — MDNSSWVDTSLDLNINPPRVKSDAPVDAESFGVPRKMKPTFMFQTKPSAKEETGAIEEELNRVSEENRKLTEMLTVMCENYNALRNQLMDCMCKNGEKELHGPSKKRKSASSNNNDNNIAMNGNSESSSTDEELSKKPREEVIKAKTSRAYVRTEAGDKSLIVKDGYQWRKYGQKVTRDNPSPRAYFKCSFAPSCPVKKKVQRSIDDQSVLVATYEGEHNHPHPSMEATSGSSHGLTLGSVPCSASLASSGKTNITLDLTKSKSSNDAKSSKPKTDAPEVRQFLVEQMASSLTKDPNFTAALAAAISGRMLQQNHTKW, encoded by the exons ATGGATAACTCATCCTGGGTTGATACTTCTTTGGATCTTAATATTAATCCTCCAAGAGTGAAAAGTGATGCTCCAGTTGATGCAGAAAGTTTCGGGGTACCAAGAAAAATGAAACCCACTTTCATGTTCCAGACCAAGCCTTCAGCGAAAGAAGAG ACTGGAGCCATAGAAGAGGAATTGAACCGAGTGAGCGAAGAAAACAGGAAGCTCACTGAAATGCTAACTGTGATGTGTGAGAACTACAATGCTTTAAGAAACCAGTTGATGGATTGCATGTGCAAGAATGGAGAAAAGGAGCTTCATGGCccatcaaagaaaagaaagtctGCAAGCAGCAACAACAACGATAATAACATTGCAATGAATGGGAACTCTGAGAGTAGCTCAACCGATGAAGAATTGTCCAAGAAACCAAGGGAAGAAGTCATCAAAGCTAAGACTTCCAGGGCTTATGTCAGGACTGAAGCGGGTGATAAAAGCCTT ATCGTGAAAGATGGATATCAATGGAGGAAATATGGCCAAAAGGTCACAAGAGATAACCCTTCTCCAAGAGCTTACTTCAAATGCTCTTTTGCTCCAAGCTGCCCTGTCAAGAAGAAG GTTCAAAGGAGCATTGACGACCAATCTGTTCTGGTGGCAACTTATGAAGGAGAGCACAACCATCCACACCCCTCAATGGAGGCAACATCAGGTTCAAGCCATGGTCTAACACTCGGTTCAGTACCCTGCTCCGCTTCTCTAGCCTCATCTGGGAAAACCAATATTACTCTTGATCTCACAAAATCTAAGTCCAGCAATGATGCCAAAagttcaaaaccaaaaactgaTGCACCTGAAGTCCGGCAATTCTTGGTGGAACAGATGGCCTCTTCGTTGACGAAAGATCCCAATTTCACAGCAGCACTGGCCGCAGCAATCTCAGGAAGAATGTTGCAGCAAAATCACACGAAGTGGTGA